The following are encoded together in the Cervus elaphus chromosome 30, mCerEla1.1, whole genome shotgun sequence genome:
- the LOC122686715 gene encoding 60S ribosomal protein L32-like: MAALRPLVKPKIVKKRTKKFIRHQSDRYVKIKRNWRNPRGIDNRVRRRFKGQILMPNIGYGSNKKTKHMLPSGFRKFLVHNVKELEVLLMCNKSYCAEIAHNVSSKNRKAIVERAAQLAIRITNPNARLRSEENE, encoded by the coding sequence ATGGCCGCCCTCAGACCCCTAGTGAAGCCTAAGATCGTCAAGAAGAGGACCAAGAAGTTCATTAGGCATCAGTCGGATCGATATGTCAAAATCAAGCGGAACTGGCGGAATCCCAGAGGCATTGACAACAGGGTACGCAGAAGATTCAAGGGCCAGATCTTGATGCCCAACATCGGTTACGGAAGTAACAAGAAAACCAAGCACATGCTGCCCAGCGGCTTCCGGAAGTTCCTGGTCCACAACGTCAAGGAGCTTGAGGTGCTGCTGATGTGCAACAAATCTTACTGTGCTGAGATTGCTCACAACGTCTCCTCCAAGAACCGCAAGGCCATTGTGGAAAGAGCAGCCCAGCTGGCCATCAGGATCACCAATCCCAATGCCAGACTGCGCAGCGAGGAAAATGAATAG